Part of the Pseudomonas chlororaphis genome, GCTGATGGCCGAGATGCTGCAGTCCGACTGGAAGAAGATCGGCCTGAACGTCAACATCGTCAGCTACGAATGGGGCGAGTACATCAAGCGTTCCAAGGGCGGCGAGAACCAGGCGATGATCATCGGCTGGAGCGGTGACAACGGTGACCCGGACAACTGGCTCAACGTGCTGTTCGGCTGCGACTCGCTGGCCGGCAACAACTTCTCCAAATGGTGCGACAAGAAATTCGACGGTCTGGTCAAGGAAGCCAAGCGCACCACCGACCAGGCCAAGCGCACCGAACTGTACAAACAGGCACAACACGTCCTCAAGGATGCCGTGCCGATGACACCTATCGCCCACTCGACGGTGTATCAACCCATGCGCGCCAACGTGCAGGACTTCAAGATCAGCCCCTTTGGCTTGAATTCCTTCTACGGCGTCAGCGTCAGCAAATAAAGCGATCTGTGGCGAGGGAGCTTGCTCCCGCTGGGCCGGCCCGACGCTTCGGGCGTAACGGCCCCTTTTTAAAAGCGCAATGGCGGTGCACCCGCGACGTCATTGCGAGCGGAGCCAGCGCCCACGCCACACCGCTTTATGCCGAGACCCGGGAAATCGCCTACATCCAAAAGCACTGCGTACCACAGCAGATGGTTTAGGACGTGTCGCCTTTTCCCACAAGTCTTTCAGGCATTACGCATTTACCAGCACGTCCACGACTCCTACCGTCGGGGCTGGTCGGCTTGCGGATCCTGCGGCATTGCATCGCAATGGAATGAGCTCAGTGCTCCGGCTACGTCCCTGGAAGGACACCGGTCCACTGATAAACACCCCGAACGAGAGAGGGAGCGTCATGCGCCATACCTTGGTTTTATCCGCATTGCTGGCCGCGACATCCGCGGCGCAGGCCGCCGAAGGCAGCCTGGTGTTCTGTTCCGAAGGCAGCCCTGCCGGTTTCGACACCGCGCAGTACACCACCGCCACCGATAACGATGCCGCCGAACCGTTGTACAACCGCCTGGCCGAGTTTGAAAAAGGCGCGACCAACGTCGTACCTGGCCTTGCGACCCGATGGGATATTTCCGAAGACGGCCTGACGTACACCTTCCACCTGCGCGAAGGCGTGAAGTTCCATACCACCGACTACTTCACCCCGACCCGGGACTTCAACGCCGACGACGTGTTGTTCACCTTCAACCGCATGCTCGACCCCCAGCACCCGTTCCGCAAGGCCTACCCCACCGAGTTCCCGTACTTCAACGGGATGAGCCTGAACAAGAACATCGCCAAGGTCGAGAAAACCGGGCCGTTGACCGTGGTCATGACGCTCAACAGCGTCGACGCCGCGTTCATCCAGAACATCGCCATGAGTTTTGCCGCAATCCTGTCGGCCGAGTACGCCGACCAGTTGCTCAAGAGCGGCAAGCCGAGCGACATCAACCAGAAGCCGATCGGCACCGGGCCGTTCGAGTTCAAGAGTTACCAGAAAGATTCCAACATCCGCTACGTCGCCAACACACAATACTGGGCGCCGGAGCGGGTCAAGTTGAAGAACCTGATCTTCTCCATCAACACCGACCCTTCGGTGCGGGTGCAGAAGCTCAAGGCCAACGAGTGCCAGGTCACCCTGCATCCACGCCCGGCCGATGTACCGGCGCTGAAGAACGACCCCAAGCTGCAACTGATCGAGAAGCCCGGCTTCAACCTCGGCTACATCGCCTACAACACCCGCCACAAACCGTTCGACCAGGTCGAGGTGCGGCGTGCGCTGGACATGGCGGTGAACAAGCAAGGCATCCTCAATGCCGTGTACCAGGGTGCGGGGCAACTGGCGGTCAACGCCATGCCGCCGACCCAGTGGTCCTACGACGACACCATCAAGGACGCCGCCTACGACCCGGAAAAAGCCAAGGAGTTGCTCAAGGCCGCCGGGGTCAAGGAAGGCACCGAGATCACCCTCTGGGCCATGCCCGTGCAACGCCCCTACAACCCCAACGCCAAACTGATGGCCGAGATGCTCCAGGCCGACTGGGCGAAGATCGGCCTGAAGGTGAAGATCGTCAGCTACGAATGGGGCGAGTACATCAAGCGCACCAAGAACGGCGAGCACGACGTCAGCCTGATCGGCTGGACCGGCGACAACGGTGACCCCGACAACTGGCTGGGCACGCTGTACAGCTGCGACGCCATTGGCGGCAACAACTACTCCATGTGGTGTGACCAGGATTACGACAAACTGATCAAGCAGGCCAAGGTCGTCACCGACCGTGAGCAGCGCACCGTGCTCTACAAACAGGCCCAGCAGTTGCTCAAGCAGCAAGTGCCGATCACCCCTGTTGCCCACTCGACGGTCAACCAGCCGCTGAGTGCCAAAGTCGAAGGGTTCAAGGTCAGCCCCTTCGGTCGCAACGTGTTCTCGGGCGTCAGCCTGAACCCATAACCGATTAGCCATGCCACGAGGGCCCCCACGGGGGCTCTTGCGCAGGCGTCTTGCCTGAATTCGTCGATTTGGCGTCATGCAAACGTTTGCCAGGCATGAATGAGCTGTAAACCCAAGCCGTATCACCCAAAAAGACCGGCATAAATAAAGAAAGAAAAAAGGAGCTTCACCCATGAAATTGAGCAGCACCGCGTTACTGGCCCTGGCCATCAGCAGCGTGACCGCGACGGCGTATGCCGAGTCGCAAAGCCAGGCGGTCACCCCGGTGACCCTCAAGACCAGCAGTGAACAAAGCGAAGCCAAGGGGTTCATCGATGGGCAATCAGTGACCGGGTCGACCCGTAACTGGTACGCCAACGAGCAATTCAAGCGGGGGGCGAAACTCACCTATCGCAAGAACGGCGAAGCCCGTGAAACCGACCGCCGTATCAACTGGTTGCAAGGCACCATCATCAAGTACAACTCGGGCTTCACCGAAGGCACCGTCGGCTTCAGCACCGAACTGGCCGCCTACAACGCCATCGCCCTGGACCAGGATCGCAAGGACCTGGCCTCCAACAATGGCGGCGCACCGACCACCCGTCCGGGCGCCGGCAACAACCGTACCCTGACCCGCGAAGGCGGCGACGCCGTCGGCCAGTGGAGCAAACTGGGCCTGGCCAACGTCAAGGCCCGCGTGTCGAACACCACCCTGACCGCCGGCCGCCAGAACTTCAGCAGCCCGATGGTCGACGTGATCGGCAACCGTGCCCTGCCCTCCAGCTTCCAGGGCGTGAGCCTGCACAGCGAGGAGTTCGAGAACCTCGGCTTCGACATCGCCACCTTCGACCGCAACTCGCCACGTACCGAAGAGAGCCTGCGCAAGTTCCGCTCCGAATACGGCGACAGCAGCGTTGAAACCGATCACGTCAACACCGCCGGTATCACCTACCAGCCTCTGGCCAGCCTGAAGACCAGCCTCTGGGCGACCCAGGCCGAAGACATGTGGAACCAGTACTACTTCGGCGCCACCCATGAACTGGGCGACAGCTCGGTGCTGAGCCTGACCACCGGCCTGAACTACTACAAGACCGTGGACTCGGGCAAAAGCAAACTGGGCGATATCGACAACGACACCTACTCCCTGTCGTTCGGCCTGACCCACCAGGCCCACAGCCTGACGTTCTCGTACCAGGAAGTGAACGGCAACGAGTACTTCGACTACCTGCATGAAACCAACGGCATCTACCTGGCCAACTCCCTGCTGTCGGACTTCAACGGCCCGAACGAGAAGTCCTTCCAGATCGCCTATGGCCTGAACATGGCTGAATACGGCGTGCCAGGCCTGAAGTTCAACATCTACCAGGCCCGCGGCTGGGGCATCGACGGCACCCACTACAACAGCACCGGCTACAGCGATGTGAAAGCGATGGACGGCGAGCACCACTACGAATACGGCGTCGGTGCTTCCTACGCCGTACAGAGTGGCCCGCTCAAGGCCACCGCGATCCGGGCGACCTACACTGCACACCGGGCCAGCGAAAACCAGGCCGACGGCAGCCTCAACGAGTTCCGCCTGGTGACCACCATCCCGTTCAACATTCTCTAACGCTCCACCGGACGGTCGACTCACGAGGTCGGCCGTCCGGCTTTTGCCATTAACCGATTGCAGAGGATTGACGATGAACATGATTCCCCTACGTGCAGCCATCGCCGCCGCGCTGCTGAGCGTCGCCGTCGGCGCCACGGCCAAGCCCCTGGTGGTTTGCACAGAAGCCAGCCCGGAAGGCTTCGACATGGTCCAGTACACGACTGCAGTCACAGGCGACGCGGTGTCCGAAACCATCTTCAATCGTCTGGTGGGCTTCAAGCCCGGCACTACCGAAGTGATTCCCTCGCTGGCAGATACCTGGGAAATCAGTGACGACGGCCTGACGTACACCTTCCACCTGCGCAAAGGCGTCAAGTTCCACACCACGGACTACTTCAAGCCGACCCGCGACATGAACGCCGACGACGTGGTCTGGAGCTTCCAGCGCCAACTGGACCCCAATCACCCGTGGCACAAACTGTCGAGCGTGGGCTTCCCCTACTTTGAAAGCATGGGCTTCAGGGAACTGCTGAAGAATGTCGAGAAGGTCGACGAGCACACGGTCAAGTTCACCCTGACCCGCCGCGAAGCACCGTTCCTGGCCGACATCGCCATGGCCTTCTCTTCGATCTACCCGGCCGAATACGCCGACCAATTGCTCAAGGCCGGCAAGACCGGCGACCTCAACAGCAAGCCAATCGGCACCGGCCCGTTCGTCTTCCAGCGCTACAACAAGGACGCTCAGGTTCGCTTCAAGGCCAACCCGGACTACTTCCTCGGCAAGCCGCCGGCGGACGCGCTGGTATTGGCCATCGCCACCGACAATAACGTGCGCATGCAGAAGCTCAAGACCAACGAGTGCCAGGTCGCGCTGTACCCCAAGCCCGATGACATCCCGAACATCAAGAAAGACCCGAACCTGAAGGTCACCGAGCTGGACGCGATGACCGTGTCCTACGTGGCCATGAACACCAGCCACAAGTACATGAGCGACGTGCGGGTGCGCCAGGCCATCGACCTGGCCTTCGACAAGGAAGCCTACGTCAATGCGCTGTTCGGCAAGGGCAACGCCACCGTGGCGGTCAACCCGTACCCACCGACCCTGCTAGGCTTCAACCATGAGTTGAAGAACCCGCCTCGTGACCTGGACAAGGCCCGCCAGTTGCTCAAGGAAGCCGGCGTGCCGGAAGGCACCGTGTTCACTCTGTTTACCCGCAACGGCGGCGGCCCGACCAACCCCAACCCGATGCTCGGTGCGCAGATGATGCAGGCGGACCTGGCGAAGGTCGGGATCAAGGTCGACATTCGCGTGATGGAATGGGGCGAAATGCTCAAGCGCGCGAAAAACGGCGAGCACGACATGGTTTCCGCCGGATGGGCGGGCGACAACGGCGACCCGGATAACTTCCTGACGCCTATGCTCAGTTGCGAGGCGGCCAAGAACGGCGAAAACTATGCACGCTGGTGCAACGAGAAATTCCAGGCACTGATCGATCAGGCCCGCGCCTCGGTGAACCCTGAGGAGCGCATCAAGCTCTATGAACAGGCCCAGGTGATTTTCAACCAGGACCAGCCATGGATCAGCATGGCCCACACCCGGATGTTCACGGCAATGCGCAACAACGTAGAGGGCTATGTGATTAGCCCGCTCACCACCAACAACTTCGCCACTACCCAGGTGAAGTAGATAAGAAAACGCCCGGCATCGCTTACCAAGCGGCGCCGGGCACGCCTAACCGGCTGATGAGGTACACCTTAAGATGTTTAGTTTTATTGCCCGCCGACTGGGATTACTGATCCCCACGTTCTTCGGCATCACCCTGCTGACCTTCGCGTTGATTCGCATGATCCCCGGCGACCCCGTGGAAGTGATGATGGGCGAACGTCGGGTCGATCCCGAAATGCATGCTCAGGCAATGGAACGCCTTGGCCTCAACAAGCCGCTGTATGCCCAGTACCTGGACTACATCGGCAAATTGGCCCACGGCGACCTCGGCGAATCGCTGCGCACCCGTGAAAGCGTATGGACCGAGTTCAGCTCCCTGTTTCCCGCGACCCTGGAACTGTCCATGGCCGCCCTGTTGTTCGCCGGTATCCTGGGCCTGCTGGCCGGGGTGATCGCGGCACTCAAGCGAGGGTCCCTGTTCGACCACGGGGTGATGGGCATCTCCCTGGCGGGTTATTCGATGCCGATCTTCTGGTGGGGCCTGATCCTGATCATGTTCTTCTCGGTGAGCCTGGGCTGGACCCCGGTGTCGGGCCGGATCGACTTGCTCTACGACATCGAGCCCAAAACCGGCTTCATGCTGATCGACACCCTGCTCGCCGATGAGCCGGGCGCCTTCCTCGATGCCCTGCACCACCTGATCCTGCCGGCCATCGTGCTGGGCACCATCCCGCTGGCGGTGATCGCCCGCATGACCCGCTCCTCGATGCTCGAAGTGCTGCGCGAGGACTACATCCGCACCGCCAAGGCCAAAGGCCTGTCGCCGTCGCGGGTGGTGTTCGTGCATGGCCTGCGCAACGCACTGATCCCGGTGCTGACCGTGGTCGGCCTGCAAGTCGGCACCCTGCTGGCCGGTGCGGTGCTGACCGAAACGATCTTCTCCTGGCCGGGTATCGGCAAGTGGCTGATCGAAGCCATCGGCGCCCGGGACTATCCCGTGGTGCAGAACGGCATCCTGTTAATCGCCTGCCTGGTGATTCTGGTCAACTTCGTCGTGGACATCCTCTACGGCTTTGCCAACCCACGCATCCGTCACCAGCGCTGAGATCAAATCCATGAGTACTCCAACTCCTTCGGTAGCAGTCGATCAAAGCCTGCTGTACCCGTCCCCGTACAAAGAATTCTGGCAGGCGTTTTCCCGTAACAAGGGCGCCGTGGCCGGGCTGCTGTTCATGATCCTGATCGTGTTCTGTGCGATCTTCGCGCCCTGGGTCGCACCCCATGACCCGAGCGAGCAGTACCGCGACTTCCTGCTGACGCCGCCGGCCTGGCTCGAAGGCGGCCAGATGCAGTTCCTGCTCGGCACCGACGAACTGGGCCGCGACCTGCTCTCGCGCCTGATCCAGGGCTCGCGCCTGTCGCTGCTGATCGGCTTGTCGTCGGTGGTGATGTCGCTGATCCCGGGCATCCTGCTGGGCCTGTTCGCCGGGTTCTTCCCGCGCATCCTCGGCCCGACCATCATGCGCCTGATGGACATCATGCTGGCCCTGCCTTCGCTGCTGCTGGCCGTGGCGATCGTCGCCATCCTCGGCCCAGGCCTGATCAACACCGTGATCGCTATCGCCATCGTGTCGCTGCCGTCCTATGTGCGCCTGACCCGCGCAGCGGTGATGGGTGAACTGAACCGCGACTACGTGACCGCTGCCCGCCTGGCCGGTGCCGGCCTGCCGCGCCTGATGTTCATCACCGTGCTGCCCAACTGCATGGCGCCGCTGATCGTGCAGGCGACCTTGAGCTTTTCCTCGGCGATCCTCGACGCCGCCGCCCTGGGCTTCCTCGGTCTCGGCGTCCAGCCGCCGACTCCGGAGTGGGGCACCATGCTGGCCTCGGCCCGCGACTACATCGAACGCGCCTGGTGGGTGGTGAGCCTGCCTGGCCTGACCATTTTGCTCAGCGTGCTGGCAATCAACCTGATGGGCGACGGGCTGCGCGATGCGCTGGACCCGAAACTCAAGAATGCCGCCTGAGGAGATTCCCATGTCACTGTTAGAAATCAAGAATCTCAACGTCCGCTTCGGCGACGCCACGGCCGTGCCGGTGGTCGACGGCCTGGACCTGAGCGTGGAAAAAGGCGAAGTGCTGGCGATCGTCGGCGAGTCGGGCTCGGGTAAATCCGTGACCATGATGGCGCTGATGGGCCTGATCGAGCACCCCGGCATCGTCACCGCCGACGCGCTGAACTTCGACGGCAAGAACATGCTCAAGCTGAGCGCTCGCCAGCGTCGGCAGATCGTCGGCAAGGACCTGGCAATGGTCTTCCAGGACCCGATGACCGCGCTCAACCCCAGCTACACCGTGGGCTTCCAGATCGAAGAAGTGCTGCGCCTGCACCTGAAAATGTCCGGCAAGGCTGCCCGCAAGCGTGCCATCGAGTTGCTGGAAAAAGTCGAGATCCCCGGCGCCGCCAGCCGCATGGACGCCTACCCTCATCAGTTGTCCGGTGGCATGAGCCAACGCGTGGCAATCGCCATGGCCATTGCCGGCGAGCCAAAGCTGCTGATCGCCGACGAACCGACCACCGCCCTGGACGTGACCATCCAGGCGCAGATCATGGACCTGCTGCTGGCCCTGCAAAAAGAGCAGGACATGGGCCTGGTGCTGATCACCCACGACCTCGCCGTGGTGGCCGAGACCGCCCAGCGCGTGTGCGTGATGTACGCCGGCCAGGCCGTGGAAGTGGGCAAGGTGCCGGAGCTGTTCGACATCCCGGCACACCCCTACAGCGAAGCATTGCTGGCGGCGATTCCCGAGCACAGCATGGGCGCCGAGCGGCTGGCGACATTGCCAGGCATCGTTCCCGGCCGCTACGACCGCCCGCAAGGCTGCCTGCTGTCGCCGCGCTGCCCCTACGTGCAGGAAAACTGCCGCCAACAACGCCCGGCCCTTGACCCGAAAACCGCCAGCCTCGCCCGCTGCTTCTACCCGTTGAACCAGGAGGTGGCGTGATGGCCGTCGTACTTACCGCCCGTGACCTGACCCGTCATTACGAAGTGTCCCGTGGCATGTTCAAGGGCCATGCGACCGTGCGCGCCCTCAACGGTGTGTCGTTCGAACTCGAGGCCGGCAAGACCCTGGCCGTGGTGGGCGAATCCGGTTGCGGCAAATCCACCCTCGCCCGGGCCCTGACGTTGATCGAAGAGCCGTCCTCTGGCTCCCTGAAGATCGCTGGCCAGGAAGTGGCCGGCGCCAACAAGGCCGAGCGCAAGCAGTTGCGCAAAGACGTGCAGATGGTGTTCCAGAGCCCGTACGCGTCGCTCAACCCTCGGCAGAAAGTCGGCGACCAACTGGCCGAGCCGCTGCTCATCAACACCAGCTTGTCGGCCACCGAGCGTCGGGAAAAAGTCCAGGCCATGATGAAGCAGGTGGGTCTGCGCCCCGAGCACTACCAGCGCTACCCGCACATGTTCTCCGGCGGCCAGCGCCAGCGCATCGCCCTGGCCCGCGCCATGATGCTGCAACCCAAGGTGCTGGTGGCGGACGAACCGACCTCGGCGCTGGACGTCTCGATCCAGGCCCAGGTGCTGAACCTGTTCATGGACCTGCAGCAGGAGTTCAACACCGCCTACGTGTTCATCTCCCACAACCTGGCAGTGGTCCAGCACGTGGCCGATGACGTGATGGTGATGTACCTCGGTCGTCCGGTGGAAATGGGGCCCAACGAAAACATCTACAGCCGCCCGCTGCACCCGTACACCCAGGCGCTGCTGTCGGCCACCCCGACCATCCACCCGGACCCGAACAAGCCCAAGATCAAGATCGTCGGCGAACTGCCCAACCCGCTCAACCCACCGCCCGGCTGCGCCTTCCACAAGCGCTGCCCGTATGCCACCGAGCGCTGCAAGACCGAAGAACCGGCCCTGCGTCCGCTCGATAACCGGCTGGTGGCGTGTCACTACGCCGAGCAGTTCCTCGAAGGTGCGGCGTAAGGCTGAAAGGCTGCAAAGCACTTAAGGCAGAAAAACACTTGTGGCGAGGGAGCTTGCTCCCGCTGGGCCGCGAAGCGGACCCTCTCTTGGGCCTTCTGCGCCCAAAGCGCCGGGCCGGTCCAGCGGGAGCAAGCTCCCTCGCCACAGAAGTAAATCTTCGCCTTGAGTAGTGCACCTTGCATGAAAAAACCCTCCAGCCCCGACTGAGTCTCAGTTTGGGCTGGCGGGGTTTTCTTTTTTCGGGAACGCCCATACAACGTTGCATGACAACCGCCATACCGGCTCACTCGTGCCGTGCTTCACCACTAAACTGCGAGAACCATGAATATCCAAAGGAGCAAGACATTGAACAAGGAACTTCCAACAGACTTTGAGCACTTCGTCGAGATACTGACGCGCTTGAGCAACAAGAACGGCTTGACCCTGGGCCGGCTAAATCGCCAGGAACTGGCGGTAATACTTTTGTACATCAGCTGCGCGCTCAAGCCCGGCGAACGCTATAGCGAACGTGAAGCCACCGCGCGGCTGGATCAATGGGAAACCCAATACGCCCCCATGCTGCGAAGCGATGTGGTGGAGCTGCGGCGTACGCTGATTGATGGCAACTATTGGATGCGAGAACCCGAAGGACGCGGTTATGAACTCGACGCGACCATTGTCGGCCATCCGTTGTTCATCCGGCTCGGTGAGGAGCGTCTGGAAAGGCGCATAGCCGAACAACTGTTAGCGGCTGCCCGCGCCCGCGAAGAACGCAAGAGAGCGGCGTTGCAAGGTTCCCCCCGCTAAGCGTGTGACAAAGGATCAGGGAGGGGAGCTGGCGTTCTCCTCCCCGGATCGCACCTATTGCACTCTGACAAACACGGCCTGCTCGGCAAGCGAACTCTGCGCATCCGCAGTGTGAAGCTCGGGAGCCCATCGGACAAAATTGCTCAGCACCCGTCCCTGCCCGTTACCGGGCAGCAGCAGGTGCATGTAAAGCCCGCTATCAGACGAAGGGGCGACAACATTATCGGCGAACACGCGAAGGACCGGCTGACATAAAACGATGCCGCAAGCCCCCAACCGTGAATTGCGCGACAGCAGATAGTTGTCGTGACTGTCGAGTAGTGGGGTCTGGGCAAGTAATGTCGCGACGCGGTCATACAGCGCAGTCTCGCTGCAACGGTCGACATCATCGATCGCAATCAGTCGGGAGCCTTCCTTGACGACGTGTTGCCAAACAAATCGACTGCCCTGAAGAATGCTCGAAGCGTGCTTCAAAAAGGCCACGATCCAGCCGACGTCCGGATCGCTGCCATTGACGATACCCTCGGGCCAGCTCAGCGCTGTTTGCGTCTGCTCCCCCGTGTGCACCAGCATTGCCCCGATATTCTGCGGATCCAGCCACGCGGCCACGGCCCGCAAGCGTGCTTCAGCAGCCTTGAAGTGCGTCGCCGATTCCATTGATAACCTGGACTGCGGCACGGCAGGACTTTGCGCCGGCAAATGGGCACTGAACCTGAAGCGGTCGACGATTGAGGCAGGCAACTCAACCTCATCGCCATGCAACAGCTGATGCTTGACTGCCGCATTGAAGCCGTCCAGATACCCGAGGATATTACTCTGCTCCATTCCCTGGCGATGCAAATAAAACAGACTCCATTGCTCAAAGCCGAACTGTGGCAACCACGTGGAGTTTTGTGCGGTAAGAAAAAACCGCTCGGTAATGGATGCAGCCAGTTCGCTGTCCATCGTATCGTGCGCCCAGTCGAAGCCCGACCCGGTGATGCCATACTTCTCCCGATCATTCCAGATGGGTGTCAGCGGGTCGCAATACCACACCTGCGCTCGGAAGGTGTCCGGCCGAAAGGTTTCGATGAAGTCCAGGCTCTCTTGCACCGTGTCGATGGTTTCCCCTGGAAAGCCAATGATGAACGAGGCGTGCGTCGCAATGCCCACCGAGCGGAATGCACTAATGGCCTGTTCATAGTTCTTGCGACGTGACGTCTTGCGCATCAATGCAAGCATCTTATCGGAGGCAGACTCGATCCCCAGAAAAACGCCTTCGCACCCTGCGCGCGCCATCAGTTCGATGGTTTCCGGGTCGCCCTGATCAGAGCGATAGAAGGAGTTCCACTTAAAGTTGTACTGGTTGTCGATCATCATCTGCATGATTTCTCGGAAGCGCTGCTTGGGCACATTGAATGTGTCATCCAGGAACGTCAGCGTATCCACGGTGCCGATCGCCTTCACCGCGTCCAGTTCGCGTTCTACATCGCGGGTGGACAAGTAGCGGTACTTACCGGCCCGCTGGGGAAAACCGCAGAATGCACAGGAGTATGGGCACGACTTAGCTGTACGCGTGGACAAAAAACGTCCGATGCCGCGCGGTTCGAACAACTTGTAATTGACGAAGTTTTCCTTCAGCTCGTTGTATTCCGGCTCATCCGCACCGAACACCCACGTATCACCGTCCCATACCGCCGTGCGGCTCAAGCCGATGACTGAACGGTTCTGGTTGAGTGCCTCCAGTACCTGGCGAAGTGTGTCCTCCCCTTCATTGCTGTTGATATAGATATCACAACCAAGAACACTCAAGTAGTCACCGAGCAGCTCGCGATCATGGGCCTTGAACAGACCGCTGATATAGGGCCCGCCGATGATGATCTGCACCTCAGGGGCAAAGGAGCGCACAAAGTCCACAATCTCCTGCACCGGATGGGGCATGACATAGAGGGTCGTGGTGATGACCACCGCGTTGATCGTCCCGGATGTCAGTTTTTGCGCCAGAACGTCCTTCTCTTTCTGAAAAAGGTTGACGTAGTCAAAGGCAATACCGTGCTTGTCTAGATAGGTCCCCAACACCATCACAACCGGCCATAGAAAGTCGGCATTGTTCAGGTCCAGGTCAGCTAGCCCCTGCAATTCACGCGTCTTGTTCAGCACGCCCAATGCATGAAACCGCGAACCCTCATAATTGACAAACGCCAAGCGCAGATCCCGTTTCGCTGCCGCTTCAGGTGCAAGTTGATCGAGCATCTGACAGTAGTCGTCAAACGAGAAATCATTGAAGCCGATGATCATGCTTTTTTTAATGGGCATCGGGTCATTCCTCCCTGGAATGGAACGAGCAAATACTCGCGTTTCTACTGCTTGATGGCTTCAGCCGTGGGACGTGGCCCAACGTCGCGTGTCCGGAATGAAGTCCGCGATGTTGGTATAGGCCCCAGCCTCCATACATTTGTCGACGAATAGTTGGCCCACCACAAGATCCAGGACACCCAACCCAAATGGCGAGAAAATCAGCGGACGCGAACGGTTGATCAAGCGCGGGTTCTTCAGGACTTGCGCGAGCGTGCCGTGCACAAATGAGCGATCGCCGTACTTCTGTTCCGCCAGATGGGGGGAAGTATTGGCTTTCATACAATGTTCCACATCATCGAATAGGTTGAACGCATGCCAGATGATGTCCGGGCTGATATCGCGTAGCGAGACATTCAGAATGATCTGTCCCGGCGCAAAGACATCGTCTCCCGATACATAAGGCGTGCCTGCGTTGGTGGCGAAAACAACGATATCGGCAGCATTGATAGCAGACTTCCAGTTCTCGACAAAACGCGCTTCCTGGCCTGTCCCGGCCTCTATGTGATGACGAAGCTCAGCGGCCGCCCCCGCGTCCAGATCACAGACATTTACCTGACCGAACCTCCAGCCATCGGCCATGAAAAAATCAAAGATTGCGCGGGAAATCACCCCGGCGCCGACGAATGTAATTTTTACCGCCTTCTTCGGATCCGCCACCAGCGCCCTTGCAGCGAGCACTGCAGACGCCGCGGTTCTGGCCGCACTGATTTGCGAGGCTTCAAGGCATGCCACCGGGTAACCCGTTTCGTAATCGTTGAGCAACAGGACGGCCGAGGCACGCTGTAGATTTTGCTCA contains:
- a CDS encoding peptide ABC transporter ATP-binding protein encodes the protein MAVVLTARDLTRHYEVSRGMFKGHATVRALNGVSFELEAGKTLAVVGESGCGKSTLARALTLIEEPSSGSLKIAGQEVAGANKAERKQLRKDVQMVFQSPYASLNPRQKVGDQLAEPLLINTSLSATERREKVQAMMKQVGLRPEHYQRYPHMFSGGQRQRIALARAMMLQPKVLVADEPTSALDVSIQAQVLNLFMDLQQEFNTAYVFISHNLAVVQHVADDVMVMYLGRPVEMGPNENIYSRPLHPYTQALLSATPTIHPDPNKPKIKIVGELPNPLNPPPGCAFHKRCPYATERCKTEEPALRPLDNRLVACHYAEQFLEGAA
- a CDS encoding ornithine cyclodeaminase, translated to MRPSMKDSLHLSSHALTVVSGAQIANLMPSLREDILRLVEETYLQHDAGLTNNPDSYFLRFEERQSDRIIALPAAIANDTPISGIKWIASYPKNIEQNLQRASAVLLLNDYETGYPVACLEASQISAARTAASAVLAARALVADPKKAVKITFVGAGVISRAIFDFFMADGWRFGQVNVCDLDAGAAAELRHHIEAGTGQEARFVENWKSAINAADIVVFATNAGTPYVSGDDVFAPGQIILNVSLRDISPDIIWHAFNLFDDVEHCMKANTSPHLAEQKYGDRSFVHGTLAQVLKNPRLINRSRPLIFSPFGLGVLDLVVGQLFVDKCMEAGAYTNIADFIPDTRRWATSHG
- the dppD gene encoding peptide ABC transporter ATP-binding protein (DppD and DppF are the ATP-binding components of the ABC dipeptide transport system DppABCDF) produces the protein MSLLEIKNLNVRFGDATAVPVVDGLDLSVEKGEVLAIVGESGSGKSVTMMALMGLIEHPGIVTADALNFDGKNMLKLSARQRRQIVGKDLAMVFQDPMTALNPSYTVGFQIEEVLRLHLKMSGKAARKRAIELLEKVEIPGAASRMDAYPHQLSGGMSQRVAIAMAIAGEPKLLIADEPTTALDVTIQAQIMDLLLALQKEQDMGLVLITHDLAVVAETAQRVCVMYAGQAVEVGKVPELFDIPAHPYSEALLAAIPEHSMGAERLATLPGIVPGRYDRPQGCLLSPRCPYVQENCRQQRPALDPKTASLARCFYPLNQEVA
- a CDS encoding peptide transporter yields the protein MSTPTPSVAVDQSLLYPSPYKEFWQAFSRNKGAVAGLLFMILIVFCAIFAPWVAPHDPSEQYRDFLLTPPAWLEGGQMQFLLGTDELGRDLLSRLIQGSRLSLLIGLSSVVMSLIPGILLGLFAGFFPRILGPTIMRLMDIMLALPSLLLAVAIVAILGPGLINTVIAIAIVSLPSYVRLTRAAVMGELNRDYVTAARLAGAGLPRLMFITVLPNCMAPLIVQATLSFSSAILDAAALGFLGLGVQPPTPEWGTMLASARDYIERAWWVVSLPGLTILLSVLAINLMGDGLRDALDPKLKNAA